The genomic DNA CAGCAGGCGCATCGCCTCAAGGATCTCTTCGTCGGTCACGGTGACGAAGGTCCCGCCGGAGTCCCGAACCGCCCGGAGCGCTTTCCGCCAGTTGCGGGGCGTGCCCACGGCGATGCCGTCGGCCAACGTCCGCGCCGGGCCGGGTTCGAGCGGCCGGCCCGTACGGAACGCCTGGGCGATGGGCGCGGCGCCCGCGGCCTGCACCCCGATGACCCGCGGGAGACGCCCGGTCAGGCCGAGGTCCCGGGCCTCGCGCAGGCCCTTGGCGATGCCGGCCAGCGTGCAGCCGTCGCCCACCGGGACGACCACCGCGTCCGGCGGCTCCCAGGACAGCTGCTCGGCGATCTCCAGGCCGGCGGTCTTCTTCCCTTCCACCAGGACCGGGTTGACGGCGCTGTTGCGGTTGTACCAGCCGAAGCGTTCGGCCGCCGCCATGGAGAGGGCGAAGGCGTCTTCGTAGGTCCCGCGCACCCGGAACACCGTGGCCCCATAGATCAGCATCTGGGCCAGTTTGGCCTCGGCGGCGTGATGGGGAAGGAAGATATAGGCCTGCAGGCCCAGCGGCGCGGCCTGTCCGGCCAGCGACGACGCGGCGTTTCCCGTGGAGGCGCAGGTGATCTCGCGGCTGCCGCCGGCCGCCGCCCGCACCGCGCCGACGCTGCTGGCGCGGTCTTTCAGCGAGCCCGTGGGATTCCGTCCTTCGTCTTTCAGGTAGAGGGCGTGCAGGCCGTAGTGCCGCGCCAGCGGGGCGGCATCGACGATCGGGGTCCACCCCACGGGTGGCTGCGCTCGGGGTTGCCGGTCAGCCGGTCGCGCGTCAGCAGCCGACGGACGGCGTCGTAGTCGTACTCGATGTCCAGGATTCCCTCGAGCCCGCAGGCCGGGCAGGTGAAAGGCGCCTCCGGGGGCGCATAGGCGCGCCCGCAGAGGGTGCAGACGAAACGGGTAACCAGGCCGAATCCCGACGGCATGTGTTGCGTCCTTCGTGCCGTGGCGAGGGATCTCCCCCTGCAGGGCGAACACCTGCACCATGTCCGT from Armatimonadota bacterium includes the following:
- the thrC gene encoding threonine synthase — encoded protein: MGWTPIVDAAPLARHYGLHALYLKDEGRNPTGSLKDRASSVGAVRAAAGGSREITCASTGNAASSLAGQAAPLGLQAYIFLPHHAAEAKLAQMLIYGATVFRVRGTYEDAFALSMAAAERFGWYNRNSAVNPVLVEGKKTAGLEIAEQLSWEPPDAVVVPVGDGCTLAGIAKGLREARDLGLTGRLPRVIGVQAAGAAPIAQAFRTGRPLEPGPARTLADGIAVGTPRNWRKALRAVRDSGGTFVTVTDEEILEAMRLLARTTGIWGEPAAVAGVAAIPHLLEQAAVERHERLLLVITGTGLKDIAGTLRAAGRAVEIEPSLDAVAASVHPRRTVTRTQP